A stretch of Arachis hypogaea cultivar Tifrunner chromosome 15, arahy.Tifrunner.gnm2.J5K5, whole genome shotgun sequence DNA encodes these proteins:
- the LOC112748777 gene encoding methyl jasmonate esterase 1: MEKEKESNKKRRHFVLVHGACHGGWCWYKISALLKSGGHKVTAPDMAASGIHPKKVQELASITEYVEPLMELLESLPSESEERVILVGHSFGGISISMAMEMFPKKIAAAVFLSAFMPSPDRGFLTLHQEYNQRRDSNMDSKIMFDENAQDTINPNGSVIFGPQFLASKLYQLSPVEDMALAMSLLRPTRVYGDQEMLREQTRVTRDKYGSVAKIYIVCEQDQVLKKDFQLSMIEGNPESEVKNIAEADHMPMFSKPQELFSYLHHIANTFY; the protein is encoded by the exons ATGGAAAAGGAGAAGGAGAGCAACAAGAAGAGAAGGCATTTTGTGTTGGTTCATGGTGCCTGCCATGGCGGTTGGTGCTGGTATAAGATATCTGCTTTGTTGAAATCTGGTGGTCACAAAGTGACAGCCCCGGACATGGCTGCCTCCGGGATCCATCCAAAGAAGGTTCAAGAGCTGGCTTCCATAACCGAGTATGTGGAGCCACTGATGGAGTTGCTGGAATCTCTGCCTTCAGAGTCAGAGGAGAGAGTGATATTGGTGGGTCACAGCTTCGGCGGTATCAGCATATCCATGGCCATGGAAATGTTTCCAAAAAAGATTGCAGCTGCTGTCTTTCTATCTGCTTTCATGCCTTCTCCTGACCGAGGCTTTCTCACTCTCCACCAAGAG TATAACCAAAGAAGGGACTCTAATATGGACTCGAAGATTATGTTTGACGAGAACGCCCAGGATACTATTAACCCAAATGGATCTGTGATATTTGGGCCTCAATTCTTAGCATCCAAGTTATATCAACTGTCTCCAGTTGAG GATATGGCCCTCGCAATGTCATTGCTTAGACCAACACGTGTCTATGGAGACCAAGAAATGTTACGAGAGCAAACAAGAGTTACAAGGGACAAGTATGGGAGTGTGGCCAAAATATACATAGTGTGCGAACAAGACCAAGTGTTGAAGAAGGATTTTCAACTGTCAATGATTGAAGGGAACCCAGAAAGCGAAGTGAAAAATATTGCTGAAGCTGATCATATGCCCATGTTCTCTAAACCTCAAGAGCTTTTCTCTTACCTTCACCACATTGCAAACACCTTTTATTAA